One Alphaproteobacteria bacterium genomic window, CGGTTGACCAGGCGGACGCATGCCGGGTCTGCATCGTCGCGTTCGACCACCTCGATGCTGTCGATGTCGTCGATCATCGCCGCCAGCTCCGGCAGGCGGTCGCGCACGGTGCGCCACAAGGCGTCGGGCGGCTGCTTGACCACGACGGTGTCGCGGAATTCCTTCATGCCGCACCCGCAGCAGGCAGGGCCGCGGCAGCCCCGCGATGGCGCACGGCATAGACGTCGTCGTGCAGGCGCAGGCCGGCGCGGACCTCGCGGGAAACATGCGGGCTCGCCGCCAGCCAGGAGATCGCCTCGGCCAGTGCGGCGCGGGCTGGGTGCGGCCGGTAGCCGAGCGCCCGGGCGCGGGCGTCGTCGTACCAGTACCAGCGGCCAACCATGGCGGCCTGGTCGCGGGTGGTCAGCGGCCGGCGCCGGCGCGCCCGGGCGACCGCCTCCTCGGTCGCGGCGGCGAGATAGGCGGCGCCGTGGGTGAGGGAAAGCCGGGGCGGCGCCACGCCGGCCAGCTCGGCGACGAGGCCATGGAGCTGCGGCCATGCCAGGTTCTCGCCGCCGAGGAGATAGGCGGCACCGGGCGTCCCGCGCAGTGCCAGCAGCCGGTGGCCGGCCGCGACATCGGCCGCCGCGGCGATATTGCAGCCGCCCGGCCAGGTCAGCCGCAGCGGGTCGGCCAGATAGGCGACGACCAGGCCGTTGCTGGGGCCGAGCGCGGTGCCGTGCGGCCCCACCGTCACGGTCGGGCAGGCCGCGACCAGATCGAGGCCGAGCGCCTCGGCCTGAGCGAAGGCCCGGGCGTGCTGGCGCACC contains:
- a CDS encoding NAD-dependent epimerase/dehydratase family protein, giving the protein MKAAVTGAGGLIGANLVRCLLAAGDDVLAIARPSSDLAALGGVDVDIRRLALADADALAATLAGVDVLFHTAMHFTYDRRRERELDEALAATDSVLAAARRAGVGRVVLTSSSVVYGHSDRLAARDETAALAQDSDANAYVRAKVRQHARAFAQAEALGLDLVAACPTVTVGPHGTALGPSNGLVVAYLADPLRLTWPGGCNIAAAADVAAGHRLLALRGTPGAAYLLGGENLAWPQLHGLVAELAGVAPPRLSLTHGAAYLAAATEEAVARARRRRPLTTRDQAAMVGRWYWYDDARARALGYRPHPARAALAEAISWLAASPHVSREVRAGLRLHDDVYAVRHRGAAAALPAAGAA